In Pseudomonas saponiphila, the genomic stretch TGCCGATCCTGCGGGCCGATTTCCTCCTGTGCGGAGGCTATCGACCGTTGCAGCGGCCCTTGCTCAACTGCCCGGTGCACGTCCTGGGCGGCAAGGCCGACCGCGCCACCGGCGAGCAACTGATCGGCTGGAGCAAGGAGACCCATGGCAGCTTCTCGGTGGACATGCTGGCGGGCGGGCACTTCTTCATTCATGAACACGAAGCCCGGGTGCTGAGCCTGATCAAGGGCCACCTTGAGGTGCAGCGCCGCCGTCACCTGCAACCGGCGGCCATGGTTGTCTGAAGGCGCGTCGGGTTGCAGCGCCGACGCAGGCCGCCAACGTCCCGCAGGGACACAGGAAGCGCCCCACGCCGGAGTTGACGGTTGCTCGCCAGGCAAAGCCCGGCGGGCCTTTGCGTCGCTTCGCGGGCGCGGCAGCGGCTAGCGGCGCGGGCTCAACCCAGGGAACCGCCCAGGCGCCAGTAGCCCATCAGGGTCAGGTTGCGACGCTCCTGGCCGCGCTCGTTGATCAGGTGGCGGCGGATGCTCATCACCGTGGCCGACTCGCCGGCCACCCAGGCGTAGAAGCGGTTGTCCGCCGGCTTGGCGGTTTCCCAGGGGCGTTGTTCAGGGTCGCCTTCGGCCACCTTGAGCGGCCGGCGCCCGGCGCTGGCCGGCGGCAGCTCGGCCAGCTCCCGGGCGGCATGGATCAGAGGTTCGCCATGTTGCGCCCCCAGCACGTCCCGGGGCAGCCAACTGAGCCGGGTCTGCGGATGGCACTGCAGGTCGATGCAGTCGCTCTCATGGGGCACCTCGATGAACACCTGCACATCCGGGTAGTCCGGATAGTCCTGCAACTCTTCGAGAATCCCGGCGATGGCCGGCAGCGCGGTTTCATCGCCCATCAGCAGCACCTTGCCAATGCCTGCTGGGGGCAGCCATTCGTAACCGCCGGGGTCGCCGCTGTAGGCCTTGTTCGGCACCACCATCTGCAGACAGTCGCCGGGCCGGGCATGGGTGGCCCAGGCCGAGGCCGGGCCATTGACCCCATGCAGGACGAAATCCACATCCAGCTCCGCCGGATGCAAGCGCAGCGCGCGGATGGTGTAGGTACGCATCGGCGGCTGCTGTTCGGCCGGCAACTGGCGCCGGGCCGCCTGCCAGTCCCCTTGCGCCGGCAGTTGCGGCGGCGTGCCGTCGGCCCCGGGAAACAGCAGCTTGATGCGCTGGTCCGGCGCCAGGGTGCGCGCCTGGGCGATGTCTTCGCCGCTGAACACCAGGCGCAGCATGGACGGGCTGAGCTCGATGCGCTGCTTGAGCTCGACGTTGATCAGGCGGTAGCCCCGAGGTGGCTGGGCTCCGACACCTACCAGTTTGCGCAGGCCCTGGGCCAGGGCACTGGCCAGAGAAGTGGCTGAGGACATGATCGCGACCTTGTTAAGGAGAAGGTCCTGATTTGACGAGCCGCGGCCTGTGCAATTTACCGTGGCGATGCCCCTGCGTCCGCCGTGGGCGGGGTTAATTTTTCTCCTGGGCCATCCGTTTCGTAGGGATAGCCGAGCCATTGCTCGATACCCAACATGTACGGATGAACCCCCGATGAACGCTGAAAAGTCCCTGAAACTCGCACGCCGGTTTATCGAGCTGCCGCTAGAGAAGCGCCGGTTATTCCTCGATAGCCTGCGAGCGGAAAACATCGACTTTTCGCTGTTTCCCATTCCGGCCGAGGTGGCCGTCGAGGACCGTCAGGAGCTGTCCTACGCCCAGCGGCGCATGTGGTTCCTCTGGCAGTTGGACCCGCAGAGCGGTGCCTACAACTTGCCGGGCGCGGTGCGCCTGAACGGAGCGCTGGATCGCCAGGCGCTGGAGCAGGCGTTCGCCGCCCTGGTGGCGCGCCACGAAACCCTGCGCACGGTGTTCAAGCGCCATGCCGACGACCGCCTGGAACAGGCACCGGCGACAGGCTCGCTGTCGGTGGAGTTTCTCGATCTGAGCACCATCGACGCCCCCGGGCGCGAGCAGGCGGTGGCGGCCGAAGCCCAGCGCCAGTCGCTGCTGCCGTTCGACCTGGGCAATGGTCCGCTGCTGCGGGTCAAGCTGCTGCAACTCGCCGAGCAGGAGCACGTGCTGCTGCTGACCCTGCACCACATCGTCTCCGACGGCTGGTCGATGAATGTGCTGATCGACGAGTTCATCCGCTGCTACGACGCCTTCGAGCGGGGCGAGGCGCCGCAACTGCCGCCGCTGCCGATCCAGTACAGCGACTACGCCCTGTGGCAGCGCCGCTGGCTGGAAGCGGGGGAGCAGGCGCGGCAGTTGGAGTACTGGCAGGCGCAGTTGGGTGACGAGCATCCGGTGCTGGAGCTGCCCACCGATCATCCGCGGCCGGCGGTGCCCAGTTACCGTGGCACCCGCTATGACTTTGCCGTGGCGCCAGAGCTGGCCGAACAGCTGCGGACCCTGGCCAGGCAGCACAACGTCACCCTGTTCATGCTGTTGCTCGGCGCCTTCAATGTGCTGCTGCAGCGCTACACCGGCCAGGACGATATCCGTGTCGGCGTGCCCATCGCCAACCGCAACCGCGCCGAAGTCGAGGGGCTGATCGGTTTCTTCGTCAACACCCAAGTGCTGCGGACCCGGCTCACGGGCCAGACCCGGGTCGGTGAGCTGCTGCAGGCGGTCAAGGACGCGGCGCTGGGGGCTCAGGCCCACCAGGACCTGCCGTTCGAGCAACTGGTCGAGGCGCTCAAGCTGGAGCGCAACCTGAGCCACACACCGCTGTTCCAGGTGATGTACAACCACCAGCCGCAAGTGGCGGACATCAGCACGGTGCAGACCGCGTCCGGCCTGGAGCTGAGTCTGGTGCAGTGGCAGAGTCGCACCACCCAGTTCGACCTGACCCTGGACACCTACGAGAAGTCCGGCACGCTGCACGCCGCCCTGACTTACGCCGACGATCTGTTCGAGGCCGCCACCATTGCCCGCATGGCGCGCCACTGGCTCAGCCTGCTGCAGGCCATGCTGGGGGATGCCGAGCAGCGGATTGGCGAGTTGCCGATGCTCGATGCCCGCGAGCAGCAGACCCTGGTGCACGACTGGAACGCCACCCAGGTGGCTTACCCCAGCGGGCTGTGCATGCATCAGTTGATCGAAGCCCAAGTCCGGCGCACCCCCGAGGCCTGTGCCCTGGTGTTCGGTGAGCAGCGCTTGAGCTACGCCGAACTGGATGCCCGGGCCAACCGGCTGGCGCGCCTGCTGCGCGAACAGGGCGTGGGGCCGGACGTGCTGGTGGGGATCTGCATCGAGCGCTCCGTCGAAATGGTCCTGGGCCTGCTGGCGATCCACAAGGCCGGTGGCGCCTATGTGCCGCTGGATCCGGAGTATCCGCCGGAACGCCTGAGCTACATGATCGAAGACAGCGGCATCCGCCTGTTGCTGACCCAGAGCGCGCTGCTGCCGTCGCTGCCGGTTCCCGGCGCGGCGGCGCCTCTGCTCAGGATCATGGCCCTGGACCAGCAACGGGACTGGCTGGATGCCTACAGCGACAGCCCGCTGCAACTGCCCCTCGACCCGCTGAACCTGGCCTACGTGATCTACACCTCGGGTTCCACCGGCAAACCCAAGGGCGCTGGCAACAGCCATGCAGCGCTGGTCAACCGCCTGCACTGGATGCAACAGGCCTATGGCCTGGACGCCCGCGACGCGGTGCTGCAGAAAACCCCGTTCAGCTTCGACGTCTCGGTCTGGGAATTCTTCTGGCCGCTGATGACCGGCGCGCGTCTGGTGATGGCGGACCCGGGCGCCCACCGGGAGCCGGCGCGGCTGATCCGCATCATTACCGAACAGCAGATCAGTACCCTGCACTTTGTGCCGTCGATGCTCCAGGCCTTTATCCACGACAGCGGCGCATCCGCCTGCGTCAGCCTCACGCGCATCGTCTGCAGTGGCGAGGCCCTGCCCCTGGAAGCCCAGCAGCAGGTCTTCGCCCGGCTGCCGGGCGCGGCCCTGTACAACCTGTACGGCCCGACCGAAGCGGCGATCGACGTCACCCACTGGACCTGTGTCGATGAAGGCGCGAGCAGCGTGCCCATCGGCCGGCCGATCGCCAACCTGCGCACCCATGTGCTGGATGCGCAATTGCTACCGGTGCCGGCCGGTGTGGCCGGCGAGCTGTACCTGGGCGGCGCCGGCCTGGCGCGCAGCTACCACCGGCGCCCGGCGCTGACTGCCGAGCGTTTCGTGCCTTGCCCGTTCCAGGCGGGCGCGCGGCTGTATCGCACCGGCGACCGGGTACGGCAGCGCGCCGATGGCGTGATCGAGTACCTGGGGCGCCTGGATCATCAGGTGAAATTACGCGGCCTGCGCATCGAGTTGGGGGAGATCGAGGCGCGGCTGATGGAGCATCCGGGCGTGCGTGAGGCGGTGGTGCTGGTGCAGAACGCCAAGCACCTGGTGGCGTACCTGGTGTTGCAGGAAACGGCCCTGGCCGGGGACTGGCGCGATGAACTCAGGGCCTGGCTGGCCGGCAGCCTGCCGGAGTACATGGTGCCCCATCACTGGCTGGCCCTGGAGCGCCTACCGGTGACCGCCAACGGCAAGCTCGACCGTCGGGCCCTGCCGCTGCCCGACGCGGCGCCGCAACTGGCCTACGTGGCCCCGGAGAACACCATGCAGAAGGCCCTGGCGGGCATCTGGTGCGATGTCCTGGGGCTGGAGCGGGTGGGTCTTGACGACAACTTCTTCGAACTGGGCGGTGATTCGATCATCTCGATTCAGGTGGTCAGTCGAGCCCGTCAGGCTGGCATCCGCCTGGCCCCCCGGGACCTGTTCCAGTACCAGAGCGTGCGCCACCTGGCCCAGGTTGCGGTCCTTGACGATCAGCCACAGATCGACCAGGGGCCGGTGACCGGCGAGGTGCCGTTGACCCCGGTACAGCATTGGTTCCTGGGCCAGGAAGTACCTCGGCGGGGGCACTGGAACCAGTCGTTGCTGCTCGATCCGCGCCAGCACCTGCAACCGCAGCTGTTGCAGGCGTCGCTGGTGCAACTGATCAATCATCACGATGCCCTGCGCCTGCGTTTCGTTGACGCAGGGCGGGGCTGGCAGCAGGCCTATGCCGAGCCGGCCAGCCACGTCGACCTGTGGCAGTGCCGGGCGGAACATGATCAGGACCTGGCGGCGTTGTGCGATGAGGCCCAGCGCAGCCTGGACCTGCAGGCCGGCCCCCTGGTGCGCGCGGTCCTGGTGGAGCGCGGAGCCGGTCGCCAGCAGCTGTTGCTGGTGATCCACCACCTGGTGGTGGACGGGGTGTCCTGGCGGGTGCTGCTGGAAGACTTGCAGCTGGCCTACCGGCAACTGGCGGCGGCGCAACCCTTGCAGTTGCCGCCCAAGACCAGTGCCTATCAGGCCTGGGCCCGGCGCCTGCAGGAACATGCGCCACGGTGTGAGGACGAGCTGCCGTACTGGCTGGCGCAGCAGGCCGGGGCGGTCGACCTGCCCTGCGACAACCCGGCGGGCGGGTTGCAGAATCGGCATGGGCGCAAGATCGAGTCGCGATTGCCGACGGGCCTGACCCGGCAACTGCTGCAGCAGGCCTCGAGTGCCTACCGCACTCAGGTCAATGACCTGCTGTTGACCGCGCTGGCTCGCGTGCTGTGCCGCTGGAGCGGGCAGGCGTCGGCGCTGATCCAGCTCGAAGGACATGGCCGCGAGGACCTGTTCGACGACCTGGACCTGACCCGCACCCTGGGCTGGTTCACCAGCCTGTACCCGGTGCGCTTGCAGCCCGCGGAGCAGGCCGGGGCGGCGATCAAGGGCATCAAGGAACAACTGCGCGCGATCCCCAGCAAGGGCCTGGGCTACGGCCTGCTACGCTACCTGGGCAGCCCGGCTCAGCGTCAGGCCCTGGCGTCGGCGCCGCAGCCTCGGGTCACCTTCAACTACCTGGGGCAGTTCGATCGCCAGTTCGATGAACAGGCGCTGTGGGCACCGGCCAGCCAGAGCAGCGGGCAGGCCCAGGATCCTCAGGCTCCCCTGGCCAACTGGCTGACCCTGGAAGGGCAGGTCTATGGCGGCGAACTGGCCCTGCAGTGGGGCTACAGCCAGGAAATGTTCAGTGAGGCCAGCGTCCAGCGACTGGCCGATGACTACCTGGCCGAGCTGTGCCTGCTGATCGAGCACTGCTGCAGCCTGCAACAGCCCCAGGCCACGCCTTCGGACTTCCCGCTGGCGCGGATCTCCCAGCAACAGCTCGACGCGCTGCCGGTTCCGGCGGCCGTCATCGAGGACCTGTACCCACTGACGCCGATGCAGCAGGGCATGCTGTTCCATACCCTCTACGAGCCCCAGGAGCAGGCGTACATCAACCAGTTGCGGCTGGACATCCACGGCCTGGACCCGCAGCGCTTCGCCGAGGCCTGGCAGAGCGCACTGGAACGTCACCCGATCCTGCGCAGCAGCGTGCACTGGGAAGGCCTGGACAGCGCTCATCAGCTGGTCCGCAGCCAGGTCAAGCTGCCGTTGCAGGTATTGCCCTCGGCGCCGGCGGACCTCGACCAACTGGCCGAGCAACAGCGCCGCCAGGGGTTCGAACTGGACCGGGCGCCCTTGCTGCGCCTGCTGCTGGTGCCGATAGCGGACAACCACTGGCACTTGATCTACACCTGCCACCACCTGCTGCTCGATGGCTGGAGCAATGCCAGCCTGCTGGCGCAAGTGATCCAGTTGTACGCGGGTGCCCCCTTGCCCGCCCCCCTGGGCCGCTATCGCGACTACCTGGGCTGGTTGCAGGAGCAGCCGGCCCAGGCTGCACAGCAGTTCTGGAGCCAGCGCCTGCAAGCCATGGAGGCGCCGACCCTGTTGGCCGACGGGGTCCGCCGGCCGGCGTCGGGCAGTGGCCATGGGCAGCACCTGGACAGTTTCGACACCACCCTGACGCAACGCCTGGGGCGTTTCGCCCGGCAGCAGAAAGTCACCCTCAACACCTTGTTGCAGGCAGCCTGGGCCTTGCTGCTGCAGCGTTATTCGGCGCAGCAGTGCGTGATCTTCGGGGCCACCGTGGCCGGGCGCTCGGCACCGCTGCCGGGCATCGAGCAGCAGTTGGGTCTATTCATCAACACCTTGCCGATCATCTGCCAGCCCCGTTCGCAGCTGAGAGTGGGGCAGTGGCTGGAGCAGATGCAGGAACTCAATCTGAGCCTGCGCGAGCACGAGCACGTGCCGCTCTACGAGGTCCAAGGCTGGGCCGGGCACCAGGGCACGCCGTTGTTCGACAGCCTGCTGGTGTTCGAGAACTTCCCCGTTGCCCAGGCGCTCAAGGAGGGGGCCCCGGCAGGGCTGCGGTTCGGCGGGCTGGCCAACCACGAGCAGACCAGCTACCCACTGACCCTGGGCATCGAGCTAGGGGAGCAACTGAGTCTGGACTTCAGTTATGCGCGCAGTCGTTTCAGCGCGGAACAGGTCCAGGGCTTCAGCGCCCAGCTACGGCACCTGCTGGAACAATTCATGGCCGATCCCGACACAGCTCTGGGGGCCTTGCAGTTGCTGACCGCACCGGCCCGCCAGGGTTTGTTGCAGCGCGGCCAAATGGCCGAGCGGGTGCAGCCCCAGGCACGGCTGGTGCACCAGCGGATCGCGGCGCAGGCCGCGGCCACCCCCGAGGCACTGGCCCTGCTGGTCGACACCGAACGCCTGGACTATGGCCAGTTGAACGCCCAGGCCAACCGCCTGGCCCACTGCCTGCAAGCCCAGGGCATCGGCCCGGGTGATCGGGTCGGCCTGGCGCTCAAGCGCGGGCCGCAGTTGATCGTCAGCCTGCTGGCGGTGCTCAAGAGTGGTGCGGCCTATGTGCCGCTGGACCCGCAATACCCGCAGGAGCGTCTGGCCTTCATGATCGCCGACAGCCGCCTGAGCCTGCTGCTCAGCGATACCGGCTCGTGGACCGAGAACCTGCTGCCCGACAACGTGCCGCACTGGGACCTGCCGAGCCTGGCGCCACGCCTGAGCCAGTACTCCAGCACCGACCCGCAGAACCGGGCCCGCGCGCAGGACCTGGCCTATGTGATCTACACCTCGGGCTCCACCGGTGTGCCCAAGGGGGTGGCGATCGATCATCGCGCCTTGTCGGCGTTCTGCGAGGCGGCGGCGGATTATTCGGCGCTCACCGCGAGCGACCGGGTGCTGCAGTTCGCGACCTTCAGCTTCGATGGTTTCGTCGAGCAGTGTTACCCGGCCTTGTGTCTCGGCGCGACGCTGGTGATGCGCGGCGACGAGCCCTGGGCCGTGGAGCAGTTGGCGGCGGTGATCGTCAGTCAGGGCGTGACCCTGGCGGACCTGCCGGCGGCGTACTGGCACTTGTTGGCCAAGCAATGCATGGCGGACGGTATCCGCAGCCTGGGGCGCCTGCGCCAGGTGCATGTCGGTGGCGAGGCGATGTCGGTGGAGGGCTTGCGTCTGTGGCATGGCGCTGGGCTCGGTGCTGTGCGCCTGGTCAACACCTACGGCCCCACCGAAGCCACTGTGGTCTCCAGTGTCCACGACTGCCGGGAGCAGGACGCCAGCGAGGTCTATGGCATTCCCATTGGTCAGCCGATCATCGGCCGCGACCTGCGGATCATCGATGGTGACCTCAATCTGCTGCCCGAGGGCGCCGCCGGGGAGCTGTGCATCGGTTCTGCGTCGAGCCTGGCCCAGGGCTATTTCGACCGACCCGGGCTGACCGCCGAGCGCTTCATTCCCGATCCCTTTGCCAGCCGGCCTGGTGCGCGTCTGTATCGCAGCGGCGACCTGGCGCGCTACAACCCTCAGGGGGCGCTCGAATACCTGGGGCGCATCGATCATCAGGTGAAGATCCGCGGTTTTCGCATCGAACTGGGGGAGATCGAGGCCCGCCTGCTGGCTCGCCCTGATGTACGCGAGGCCGTGGTGCTGGCGGTGCCGGCCGGCAACGGCATGCAACTGGTGGCCTATGTGGTGCCCGGGGAGGTCGGCGAGGGCCTGGGCGACGCGCAGGCGCAAGCCGAACGTGGCGTGCTGATCAAGGCCGGGCTCAAGGAACAGCTGCCGGACTACATGTTGCCCAACCACGTGCTGCTGTTGCCGCGCCTGCCCCTCAACCCCAACGGCAAGCTGGACCGCAAGGCCTTGCCCAAGCCTGACCTGAGTGCCTCGCAGGCCGCTCATGTGGCCCCGCACACGGCGCTGCAGCGGCAGGTGGCGGCGATCTGGCAGAGCGTGCTGGAGGTTGACCGGGTCGGTTTGCAGGACAACTTCTTCGCCCTGGGCGGGCACTCGTTGCTGGCCACTCAGGTCATCAGCCGAGTGCGGCATGAACAGGGCTTGCAGGCCGCGCTGCGGACCCTGTTCGATGCGCCGGACCTGCAGGCCTTCGTCGCTGCCCTGGACGCCGCCGATGCGCCTGCCTCGGTCCCGGCCCTGCAGCGTGTGGATGACTCGCGGCCACAGCCGTTGTCCTTTGCCCAGCAGCGCTTGTGGTTCCTCTGGCAACTGGAGCCGCAGAGCTCGATGTACAACATTGCCCGGGCCCTGGAGCTGCATGGCGAGCTGGACATCGATGCGGTGCGGCAAGCCTTCGAATCGCTGATGCAGCGTCATTCGGTGCTGCGTACCACCTACAGCGAGGTCGAGGGCGAGAGCTGGCAGCACGTCCATCGCCAGCTGCCGTTGTCCTTCGCTTTCGTTGACCTGTGCGCCTTGCCATTGGCCGAGCGCGAGGCCATGGCCCGGCAGCAGGTGCAGCAACAGGCCGGGGAACCCTTCGACCTGATCTCCGGCCCGCCGAT encodes the following:
- a CDS encoding siderophore-interacting protein → MSSATSLASALAQGLRKLVGVGAQPPRGYRLINVELKQRIELSPSMLRLVFSGEDIAQARTLAPDQRIKLLFPGADGTPPQLPAQGDWQAARRQLPAEQQPPMRTYTIRALRLHPAELDVDFVLHGVNGPASAWATHARPGDCLQMVVPNKAYSGDPGGYEWLPPAGIGKVLLMGDETALPAIAGILEELQDYPDYPDVQVFIEVPHESDCIDLQCHPQTRLSWLPRDVLGAQHGEPLIHAARELAELPPASAGRRPLKVAEGDPEQRPWETAKPADNRFYAWVAGESATVMSIRRHLINERGQERRNLTLMGYWRLGGSLG
- a CDS encoding non-ribosomal peptide synthetase, with protein sequence MNAEKSLKLARRFIELPLEKRRLFLDSLRAENIDFSLFPIPAEVAVEDRQELSYAQRRMWFLWQLDPQSGAYNLPGAVRLNGALDRQALEQAFAALVARHETLRTVFKRHADDRLEQAPATGSLSVEFLDLSTIDAPGREQAVAAEAQRQSLLPFDLGNGPLLRVKLLQLAEQEHVLLLTLHHIVSDGWSMNVLIDEFIRCYDAFERGEAPQLPPLPIQYSDYALWQRRWLEAGEQARQLEYWQAQLGDEHPVLELPTDHPRPAVPSYRGTRYDFAVAPELAEQLRTLARQHNVTLFMLLLGAFNVLLQRYTGQDDIRVGVPIANRNRAEVEGLIGFFVNTQVLRTRLTGQTRVGELLQAVKDAALGAQAHQDLPFEQLVEALKLERNLSHTPLFQVMYNHQPQVADISTVQTASGLELSLVQWQSRTTQFDLTLDTYEKSGTLHAALTYADDLFEAATIARMARHWLSLLQAMLGDAEQRIGELPMLDAREQQTLVHDWNATQVAYPSGLCMHQLIEAQVRRTPEACALVFGEQRLSYAELDARANRLARLLREQGVGPDVLVGICIERSVEMVLGLLAIHKAGGAYVPLDPEYPPERLSYMIEDSGIRLLLTQSALLPSLPVPGAAAPLLRIMALDQQRDWLDAYSDSPLQLPLDPLNLAYVIYTSGSTGKPKGAGNSHAALVNRLHWMQQAYGLDARDAVLQKTPFSFDVSVWEFFWPLMTGARLVMADPGAHREPARLIRIITEQQISTLHFVPSMLQAFIHDSGASACVSLTRIVCSGEALPLEAQQQVFARLPGAALYNLYGPTEAAIDVTHWTCVDEGASSVPIGRPIANLRTHVLDAQLLPVPAGVAGELYLGGAGLARSYHRRPALTAERFVPCPFQAGARLYRTGDRVRQRADGVIEYLGRLDHQVKLRGLRIELGEIEARLMEHPGVREAVVLVQNAKHLVAYLVLQETALAGDWRDELRAWLAGSLPEYMVPHHWLALERLPVTANGKLDRRALPLPDAAPQLAYVAPENTMQKALAGIWCDVLGLERVGLDDNFFELGGDSIISIQVVSRARQAGIRLAPRDLFQYQSVRHLAQVAVLDDQPQIDQGPVTGEVPLTPVQHWFLGQEVPRRGHWNQSLLLDPRQHLQPQLLQASLVQLINHHDALRLRFVDAGRGWQQAYAEPASHVDLWQCRAEHDQDLAALCDEAQRSLDLQAGPLVRAVLVERGAGRQQLLLVIHHLVVDGVSWRVLLEDLQLAYRQLAAAQPLQLPPKTSAYQAWARRLQEHAPRCEDELPYWLAQQAGAVDLPCDNPAGGLQNRHGRKIESRLPTGLTRQLLQQASSAYRTQVNDLLLTALARVLCRWSGQASALIQLEGHGREDLFDDLDLTRTLGWFTSLYPVRLQPAEQAGAAIKGIKEQLRAIPSKGLGYGLLRYLGSPAQRQALASAPQPRVTFNYLGQFDRQFDEQALWAPASQSSGQAQDPQAPLANWLTLEGQVYGGELALQWGYSQEMFSEASVQRLADDYLAELCLLIEHCCSLQQPQATPSDFPLARISQQQLDALPVPAAVIEDLYPLTPMQQGMLFHTLYEPQEQAYINQLRLDIHGLDPQRFAEAWQSALERHPILRSSVHWEGLDSAHQLVRSQVKLPLQVLPSAPADLDQLAEQQRRQGFELDRAPLLRLLLVPIADNHWHLIYTCHHLLLDGWSNASLLAQVIQLYAGAPLPAPLGRYRDYLGWLQEQPAQAAQQFWSQRLQAMEAPTLLADGVRRPASGSGHGQHLDSFDTTLTQRLGRFARQQKVTLNTLLQAAWALLLQRYSAQQCVIFGATVAGRSAPLPGIEQQLGLFINTLPIICQPRSQLRVGQWLEQMQELNLSLREHEHVPLYEVQGWAGHQGTPLFDSLLVFENFPVAQALKEGAPAGLRFGGLANHEQTSYPLTLGIELGEQLSLDFSYARSRFSAEQVQGFSAQLRHLLEQFMADPDTALGALQLLTAPARQGLLQRGQMAERVQPQARLVHQRIAAQAAATPEALALLVDTERLDYGQLNAQANRLAHCLQAQGIGPGDRVGLALKRGPQLIVSLLAVLKSGAAYVPLDPQYPQERLAFMIADSRLSLLLSDTGSWTENLLPDNVPHWDLPSLAPRLSQYSSTDPQNRARAQDLAYVIYTSGSTGVPKGVAIDHRALSAFCEAAADYSALTASDRVLQFATFSFDGFVEQCYPALCLGATLVMRGDEPWAVEQLAAVIVSQGVTLADLPAAYWHLLAKQCMADGIRSLGRLRQVHVGGEAMSVEGLRLWHGAGLGAVRLVNTYGPTEATVVSSVHDCREQDASEVYGIPIGQPIIGRDLRIIDGDLNLLPEGAAGELCIGSASSLAQGYFDRPGLTAERFIPDPFASRPGARLYRSGDLARYNPQGALEYLGRIDHQVKIRGFRIELGEIEARLLARPDVREAVVLAVPAGNGMQLVAYVVPGEVGEGLGDAQAQAERGVLIKAGLKEQLPDYMLPNHVLLLPRLPLNPNGKLDRKALPKPDLSASQAAHVAPHTALQRQVAAIWQSVLEVDRVGLQDNFFALGGHSLLATQVISRVRHEQGLQAALRTLFDAPDLQAFVAALDAADAPASVPALQRVDDSRPQPLSFAQQRLWFLWQLEPQSSMYNIARALELHGELDIDAVRQAFESLMQRHSVLRTTYSEVEGESWQHVHRQLPLSFAFVDLCALPLAEREAMARQQVQQQAGEPFDLISGPPMRVRLLRLAPQRHLLLMTLHHIVADHWSFGILPAEFVVLYHAHRTATASPLPEPALQYVDFAVWQRQWLEGGELQRQLDYWRAVLGDDHHLTRLPASATVPPGQEPSPLCDLHEFHFPAAQSEALRAFASAQGVTLYMLLLAGFALVVGQRSDSPRVRLGTDIANRNHAGVEDLVGFFVNQLVLQISVEEQQCVGDLLQVTRSAVIGASDHQDLPFERLVEALRVARRAGRSPLFSIKFIYQESLDQPLSIDGLDVQPVAAGRAAAELDLVAEFVNAPQGIYLGLKCDAGLYTAADMACLFEQLQAVFELMLADTRAPLAGLLSKARDIQYLCERDQLQQRQALLKQQHPIQRRRPGRVPVE